From Leptospira fletcheri, a single genomic window includes:
- a CDS encoding cation:proton antiporter yields MKRNALYYTVLIVSFIAAFLILLHFGKKVETDLPNQSQIRSSSIGFQIGAFLPAELLTKGLKEPFALLLFQIGLVMVATKLFGKVSVAFGQPAVIGEIVAGILLGPSLFGYLFPEGYATVFPKPSLAILQSISQIGLVFFMFVIGMELDLKTLRNQADSAILISHASILLPFLLGGVLALSFYSRLAPEGISFLSFSLFMGIGMSITAFPVLARIVQEKGLTKTKLGNLALTCAASDDLTAWCLLACVIALVQAGGLLSGLLTILLALLYILCMWKLVLPWMRRAGHIFTNREAFTKTAVAFFLLFPLGSAWVTETIGIHALFGAFLAGTVMPDRPKLRTLLAEKVEDVSTAIFLPLFFALTGIRTQIGLLNEGGLWIDFLWVLVVAIVGKFAGSALAARASGKDWKESLSLGALMNTRGLMELIVLNIGYDLGILSSQVFSMMVLMALVTTFMTGPSLGAINRFFSSSSAPGKERKNGGILIAFALHSRGIDLLRLANGFFSPGSKGKEVTALHMSPDSSISGKVAQRYEKTSFEPLQKLSKEFGIRLRTLYKPSDNVTRDILKTIQSGNYNIFLTGGARSLFSDDVLGGKIRTLLSESEKNAGILVAEKLGKIDRLTVAMYSESDTKLLPVAVRLSKNLGSKVAVWDPRGGIARLPQKDRNLLKKERIPILRESDPTVLGEADLIICNLETWEAEPELHNWELSDGSGLFLIRFAGNSEFV; encoded by the coding sequence ATGAAACGTAACGCACTGTACTACACCGTCTTAATCGTCTCCTTTATCGCGGCTTTTCTAATCCTCTTACACTTCGGAAAAAAAGTAGAAACGGATCTTCCGAACCAATCTCAAATACGGAGTTCTTCGATCGGTTTCCAGATCGGCGCCTTTTTACCCGCGGAGCTTTTGACCAAAGGTTTAAAGGAACCTTTTGCTCTTCTTCTCTTCCAGATCGGACTCGTCATGGTCGCGACCAAACTCTTCGGAAAAGTCTCGGTGGCATTCGGCCAGCCCGCAGTGATCGGAGAGATCGTGGCGGGAATTCTGTTGGGTCCATCCTTGTTCGGTTACTTATTTCCGGAAGGATACGCTACGGTTTTTCCCAAGCCTTCTCTTGCGATCCTCCAATCCATCAGTCAGATCGGATTGGTTTTCTTCATGTTCGTCATCGGAATGGAATTGGATCTGAAGACGTTGAGAAACCAAGCGGACTCCGCGATCCTCATTTCTCATGCAAGCATCCTTCTCCCTTTCCTATTGGGAGGAGTGTTGGCCCTCTCCTTCTACTCCAGGCTGGCTCCGGAAGGAATTAGTTTTCTTTCCTTCTCTCTTTTTATGGGAATCGGGATGAGCATTACCGCCTTTCCCGTCCTTGCTCGTATCGTACAAGAGAAAGGATTGACCAAAACGAAATTGGGAAACTTGGCCCTGACCTGCGCCGCTTCGGACGACTTGACCGCGTGGTGTCTATTGGCCTGTGTGATCGCCCTCGTCCAGGCGGGAGGTCTACTCTCCGGACTCCTGACGATTCTATTGGCCTTACTTTATATTCTTTGCATGTGGAAACTGGTTCTCCCCTGGATGCGGAGGGCGGGTCACATCTTTACGAACCGCGAGGCTTTTACCAAAACCGCGGTCGCATTCTTTCTGCTATTCCCTCTCGGCTCCGCGTGGGTCACCGAGACCATAGGAATACATGCTTTATTCGGAGCCTTTCTCGCAGGCACAGTCATGCCGGATCGCCCGAAACTCAGAACCCTTTTGGCGGAAAAAGTCGAGGACGTCAGCACCGCCATCTTTCTACCTTTATTCTTCGCCCTGACCGGAATTAGAACCCAAATCGGTTTGTTAAACGAAGGCGGTCTCTGGATCGATTTTCTCTGGGTTCTCGTCGTCGCGATCGTCGGTAAGTTCGCAGGCAGCGCCTTAGCCGCAAGAGCGTCCGGCAAGGATTGGAAGGAATCCTTGTCCTTGGGAGCGCTGATGAACACCCGAGGTCTCATGGAGCTGATCGTCCTGAACATCGGCTACGACCTGGGCATTCTTTCCTCCCAGGTTTTTTCCATGATGGTGCTCATGGCTCTCGTCACCACGTTCATGACGGGTCCTTCGTTGGGCGCAATCAACCGCTTTTTCTCCTCGTCGTCCGCTCCGGGAAAAGAGAGAAAAAACGGAGGGATTCTCATCGCCTTCGCTCTTCATTCCAGGGGCATCGACCTTCTTCGATTGGCCAACGGATTCTTTTCTCCCGGATCCAAAGGCAAGGAAGTCACCGCTTTGCACATGAGCCCCGATTCCTCCATTTCCGGAAAAGTGGCCCAGAGATACGAAAAGACGAGTTTCGAACCCTTGCAAAAACTTTCCAAAGAATTCGGGATCAGGCTGCGGACTCTTTACAAACCTTCGGATAACGTCACCCGCGATATATTAAAAACGATTCAATCAGGAAATTATAATATATTTTTGACAGGCGGAGCCAGATCCCTGTTCAGCGACGACGTATTAGGCGGAAAGATCCGAACCCTTCTTTCCGAATCCGAAAAAAACGCTGGAATTTTGGTCGCGGAAAAACTGGGAAAAATCGACCGCCTAACGGTAGCCATGTATTCGGAATCGGATACGAAACTCCTTCCTGTCGCGGTCCGACTTTCCAAGAACCTCGGATCGAAAGTGGCGGTCTGGGATCCCAGAGGTGGAATCGCTCGTCTTCCCCAAAAAGATCGGAACCTATTAAAGAAAGAAAGGATTCCGATCCTACGAGAATCGGATCCGACGGTATTGGGAGAAGCCGATCTCATCATCTGCAACCTGGAGACCTGGGAAGCGGAACCGGAACTCCACAACTGGGAACTTTCCGACGGATCCGGGTTGTTCCTGATCCGATTCGCCGGAAATTCGGAATTCGTTTAA
- a CDS encoding response regulator yields MASPIVFAVDDEVQIRRLLRMACESEGYKLEEAVSVTDALSKFYMIRPDVVILDLGLPDKGGEEFLERIRESGSKVPVLVLSVRDAEKDKIRLLDAGADDYLTKPFGVGELLARIRVLLRHSSPEKTDVKVRIGTLELDFGSRRVTKSGKDVRLTPTEYSFLKLLATYPGKIITQTQILKELWGPNQISEAGYLRVYVNQIRKKIEEDPSKPQILITEPGVGYYLKAEDDSVFH; encoded by the coding sequence TTGGCTAGCCCCATCGTTTTCGCGGTGGACGACGAGGTACAAATCCGTCGATTGCTCCGAATGGCCTGCGAGTCGGAAGGATATAAATTGGAGGAAGCCGTTTCCGTGACGGACGCATTGTCCAAATTCTACATGATCCGACCCGACGTGGTGATTCTCGATTTAGGCCTGCCTGACAAAGGAGGTGAGGAATTTCTGGAAAGGATCCGGGAGAGCGGTTCCAAGGTTCCCGTTCTGGTATTAAGCGTGAGAGATGCGGAGAAAGATAAGATCCGTCTCTTAGATGCCGGAGCCGACGACTATCTCACGAAGCCCTTCGGAGTGGGAGAACTCCTAGCGAGAATCCGGGTTTTGCTCAGGCATTCCTCTCCGGAAAAAACGGATGTCAAGGTGAGGATCGGAACTCTGGAATTGGACTTCGGCTCCCGACGGGTTACAAAATCGGGGAAGGATGTCCGACTGACTCCGACCGAATATTCCTTTTTGAAATTATTGGCTACGTATCCGGGAAAGATCATCACCCAAACCCAGATTTTAAAGGAACTCTGGGGACCGAACCAAATTTCGGAAGCCGGCTATCTAAGGGTGTACGTGAATCAAATCCGGAAAAAAATAGAAGAGGACCCGAGTAAGCCTCAAATTCTCATTACGGAGCCGGGAGTCGGATATTATCTGAAGGCCGAAGACGACTCGGTTTTCCATTAA
- a CDS encoding sensor histidine kinase — protein MTYPEEKRPDPDELLSRIGAESQSRGKFKIFFGMAAGVGKTFEMLRDAQKAKSEGRDVVVGYLETHKRKETEEQAAGLALLPRKKSKYKNVELEEMDLDGVLERKPELVLVDELAHTNVPGSRHPKRYQDVLEILDHGIDVYSTLNVQHLESRANIVEELSGAPVSERVPDSILEIADEVELVDLVPDDLIKRLKEGKVYPSEKVAGALSSFFRVPNLTALRELALSYTSKLVDRELSRLEPTKDSKLSEKILVAISPAPGSGELIRHAKRMAFLLKCSWVTVYIENGRSLTVEERKQLHSHLQLARELGAEILSLPEKDLVQGILRAVERTKATHVVIGRTTHSRFRHFLEGGSLLERLSAESANFQLVVVPGGEGKYKNLRPIWWIGKSGPIQYFFSFLGLLAVTSVNLLLLNLVGYWSIGLVYLFFVMFISLFAGRGPVLVTSALSALLWNFLFIPPRFTFFIGKLEDWMMFVMYFVLAMVLGVFTTRLRSREEALKYGEEAISSLYELSLALSRTHTTDGIVNASVEVLTKTFSCPIFVVIADKDGRLDRTAHPKSGFIPESREFALASWSFQNRKPSGNSTDTVPLSRGLYLPLLSPGGCFGVLGLDRESKQPLEPGEDALLHSMLNQIALALERIQLLGLRENARMVEESERLHSALFNSVSHEFRTPLTVIRASLDLLDREIQGDKGKEISLLKEIRGAYRKLERLVNNLLDMTRLESGRLQLDLQWEDPADLVLGAVAEEESEKGSHSLVSEVDENMPLVRLDNRIMQQVLIHLIQNAFLHTPEGTPVRVRASVPRDHLLLVVEDEGPGIPKGEEERIFDKFTKVSSYAHGTGLGLSICKGLVEAQGGKIWAENRAEGGARFLIRIPVMTFPPLEESFG, from the coding sequence ATGACCTATCCTGAGGAAAAAAGACCGGATCCAGACGAATTGCTTTCCAGGATCGGAGCGGAATCGCAGTCCAGAGGAAAGTTCAAGATCTTCTTCGGGATGGCGGCTGGCGTGGGGAAAACCTTCGAGATGCTCCGGGACGCGCAAAAAGCCAAGTCCGAGGGAAGAGACGTGGTTGTGGGTTATCTGGAGACCCATAAAAGAAAAGAGACGGAAGAGCAAGCGGCAGGCTTGGCGCTACTTCCCCGAAAGAAATCGAAATACAAGAACGTCGAGTTGGAGGAGATGGACCTGGACGGGGTGCTGGAAAGAAAACCCGAACTGGTCCTGGTCGACGAATTGGCGCATACGAACGTTCCGGGTTCCCGGCATCCGAAGAGGTACCAGGACGTACTCGAAATTCTGGACCATGGAATCGACGTGTATTCCACGTTAAACGTACAGCATTTGGAAAGCCGAGCCAATATCGTGGAGGAACTCTCCGGGGCTCCCGTCTCGGAAAGAGTACCGGATTCCATCCTCGAGATCGCCGATGAAGTCGAATTAGTGGACCTTGTCCCAGACGACCTGATCAAAAGATTGAAAGAAGGAAAGGTCTATCCCTCCGAAAAAGTGGCGGGCGCTTTAAGTTCTTTCTTTCGAGTTCCGAATCTGACGGCTCTCCGGGAACTTGCCTTAAGTTATACTTCCAAGCTCGTGGACAGGGAACTTTCCCGACTCGAGCCCACGAAGGATTCCAAATTATCGGAAAAGATTCTGGTCGCGATCAGTCCCGCTCCCGGGTCCGGGGAGTTGATCCGTCACGCCAAGAGAATGGCTTTTTTACTGAAGTGCAGTTGGGTGACGGTTTACATAGAAAACGGAAGGAGCCTTACGGTCGAGGAAAGGAAACAGTTGCATTCCCATCTTCAATTGGCGAGAGAATTGGGAGCCGAGATCCTAAGCCTTCCCGAAAAGGATCTAGTACAGGGGATCCTAAGGGCCGTAGAGAGAACCAAGGCCACCCATGTGGTGATCGGTCGGACCACTCACAGTCGTTTCCGGCATTTTCTGGAGGGAGGCTCCCTGCTGGAAAGGCTATCCGCGGAATCCGCGAATTTCCAATTGGTCGTCGTTCCGGGAGGGGAAGGAAAATACAAGAATTTACGACCTATCTGGTGGATCGGAAAGTCCGGGCCTATCCAGTATTTCTTTTCCTTTTTAGGACTTTTGGCGGTCACTTCGGTGAACCTTCTGCTTCTGAATCTGGTGGGCTACTGGTCTATCGGATTAGTATATCTTTTTTTTGTAATGTTCATTTCCTTGTTTGCGGGGCGCGGTCCGGTTCTGGTCACTTCCGCTCTTTCCGCATTGCTCTGGAATTTCCTGTTTATCCCTCCGAGGTTCACGTTTTTTATCGGGAAACTGGAGGATTGGATGATGTTCGTGATGTACTTCGTGCTCGCGATGGTGCTCGGAGTCTTTACCACCCGGTTGAGATCCAGAGAGGAAGCGTTGAAATACGGAGAAGAGGCGATCTCTTCCTTGTACGAGCTTTCTCTTGCGCTTTCCAGAACGCATACGACGGACGGAATCGTGAACGCGTCAGTGGAAGTCCTGACGAAAACCTTCTCCTGTCCTATCTTCGTAGTCATTGCGGATAAGGACGGTCGCCTGGACAGGACCGCTCACCCCAAAAGCGGATTCATTCCGGAATCCAGGGAATTCGCGCTGGCATCCTGGTCCTTCCAAAATAGAAAACCTTCCGGAAATTCCACGGACACGGTCCCTCTTTCCCGAGGACTGTATCTTCCTCTTCTTTCTCCCGGAGGTTGTTTCGGAGTCCTGGGTTTGGATCGGGAATCCAAGCAACCTTTGGAACCGGGAGAAGACGCGCTCCTCCATTCCATGTTGAATCAGATCGCTTTGGCTCTGGAAAGGATCCAACTTCTGGGATTGAGAGAAAACGCTCGTATGGTGGAGGAGTCGGAAAGATTGCATTCCGCTCTCTTCAATTCCGTAAGTCATGAATTCCGTACGCCTTTAACGGTAATCCGCGCTTCCCTGGATTTGCTGGATCGAGAGATACAGGGAGACAAGGGCAAGGAGATCTCTCTCCTGAAGGAAATCCGCGGTGCGTATCGAAAATTGGAAAGGTTAGTGAACAACCTTCTGGACATGACCCGCCTGGAATCGGGCCGTCTGCAATTGGACCTGCAATGGGAAGACCCCGCCGATTTGGTGTTAGGCGCCGTGGCGGAAGAGGAGAGTGAAAAAGGTTCCCACAGCTTGGTCTCGGAGGTGGACGAAAACATGCCTCTCGTGCGATTGGACAACCGTATCATGCAGCAAGTGCTCATTCATCTCATCCAAAACGCTTTTTTACATACTCCGGAAGGAACCCCGGTGAGGGTTCGTGCCAGTGTTCCGAGAGACCATCTTCTCCTGGTCGTCGAAGACGAGGGACCCGGAATTCCGAAGGGGGAAGAGGAAAGGATCTTCGACAAATTCACTAAGGTGTCTTCTTACGCTCATGGCACCGGTCTCGGGTTGTCCATATGTAAGGGGCTTGTGGAAGCGCAGGGCGGAAAAATTTGGGCCGAAAATCGTGCGGAGGGGGGAGCCCGTTTTCTAATACGAATTCCAGTCATGACCTTCCCTCCTTTGGAGGAATCTTTTGGCTAG
- the kdpC gene encoding potassium-transporting ATPase subunit KdpC, which translates to MRRVVSQFFFWTVLCGVLYPFLIYGIGKMVFKEQSQGSLIVRNGKVAGSALLAQKFDSPEFFHPRPSAAGFNPESGAASNLGTTSETLRKQMEERRKYWLERGGAEEVPAELVFASASGLDPHLSLRAAEYQLPLVAKARGLNEEQIRHLKDLIVQVSEPPQWGIFGEEKINVLKLNLALQDSAQLAQRSDGKNH; encoded by the coding sequence ATGAGAAGAGTAGTTTCTCAATTCTTTTTTTGGACTGTCCTTTGCGGAGTCCTTTATCCTTTCTTAATTTACGGAATCGGAAAGATGGTATTTAAGGAACAGAGTCAGGGTTCGCTGATCGTGAGGAACGGAAAAGTGGCGGGATCAGCGTTACTCGCTCAAAAGTTCGATTCCCCGGAATTCTTTCACCCCAGACCTTCCGCTGCCGGATTTAACCCGGAGTCAGGAGCCGCGAGCAATCTGGGAACGACTAGCGAGACGCTACGCAAACAGATGGAGGAAAGAAGAAAATACTGGTTGGAGAGAGGAGGGGCCGAAGAGGTTCCGGCAGAATTGGTTTTCGCTTCTGCAAGCGGTCTGGATCCGCATTTGAGTCTTAGGGCGGCGGAATACCAGCTTCCATTAGTCGCAAAAGCAAGAGGATTAAACGAAGAACAAATTCGGCATCTAAAAGATCTAATCGTGCAAGTTTCGGAGCCTCCGCAATGGGGAATTTTCGGCGAGGAAAAGATCAACGTCCTCAAATTGAATTTGGCTTTGCAAGACTCGGCGCAATTGGCGCAACGTTCCGACGGAAAGAATCACTAA
- the kdpB gene encoding potassium-transporting ATPase subunit KdpB, with amino-acid sequence MTSNKKTSFFGDSDLLLRAIRDSFLKLDPRTQWKNPVMFMVYLGAILTTAELFSSSGHLAFTAQISLWLWATVLFANFAEALAEGRGKARAESLRKTRRETQARKLTGNSETKVPASQLRTGDKVICEAGDIIPGDGEVVDGIASVDESAITGESAPVIRESGGDRSAVTAGTKVLSDKVVIQITTDPGKTFIDKMIALVEGAARQKTPNEIALSILLSALSLVFLLAVATLVPAVHYSLKEGGGDLGLSGSLPALVGFLVCLIPTTIGGLLSAIGISGMDRLIRRNVIAKSGRAIEAAGDIDVLLLDKTGTITFGNRMATRFLPAPKVEEQRLANAAQLASLSDETPEGRSIVVLAKEKYGIRGRNLSELGGNFVPFTAKTKMSGVDFTSQADGKSRQNIRKGASDAIRNYVIGLGGEFPDEIVRIVEDIAKEGGTPLVVSEGREILGVVHLKDVVKGGIRERFARLRTMGIRTVMITGDNPLTAAAIAAEAGVDDFIAEATPESKLKRIREEQASGKLVAMIGDGTNDAPALAQADVGVAMNTGTQTAREAGNMIDLDSNPTKLIEIVEIGKQLLMTRGSLTTFSVANDVSKYFVILPAIFASLYPMFGKGSLGVLNFLGLGSPESAVLSAVIFNALILVFLVPLALKGVEYRPIGADSVLARNVFIYGFGGLLLPFFGIKIIDVLLNYVQGWFV; translated from the coding sequence ATGACTTCCAATAAAAAGACTTCGTTTTTCGGCGACTCCGATCTCTTACTTCGCGCGATCCGGGATTCGTTTCTCAAATTAGATCCCAGGACTCAGTGGAAAAACCCGGTGATGTTTATGGTATATTTGGGAGCGATTCTGACGACTGCGGAATTGTTTTCAAGTTCGGGGCATCTCGCTTTTACCGCGCAAATTTCCTTATGGCTCTGGGCGACGGTATTGTTCGCGAATTTTGCGGAGGCACTTGCGGAAGGTAGGGGAAAAGCGAGAGCGGAATCCTTGAGGAAAACCAGGCGCGAGACTCAGGCAAGGAAATTGACCGGGAATTCGGAGACTAAGGTTCCGGCTTCCCAACTTCGTACGGGAGACAAGGTGATCTGTGAAGCCGGGGATATCATTCCCGGAGACGGAGAGGTTGTGGACGGAATCGCATCCGTGGACGAATCCGCAATTACCGGAGAATCCGCTCCCGTGATTCGGGAATCGGGCGGTGATAGATCCGCGGTGACCGCAGGAACGAAAGTGTTAAGCGACAAGGTCGTCATTCAGATCACGACAGACCCGGGAAAGACGTTCATCGATAAGATGATCGCTTTGGTGGAAGGAGCGGCCAGACAAAAGACTCCGAACGAGATCGCGTTATCCATTCTGCTTTCTGCGCTTTCCCTCGTTTTTCTTTTGGCTGTTGCCACCTTGGTTCCGGCGGTTCATTACAGCTTAAAAGAAGGAGGAGGAGATCTAGGTCTTTCCGGTTCTCTTCCGGCTCTTGTGGGATTTTTGGTCTGCCTGATTCCCACCACGATCGGCGGTTTGCTTTCCGCGATCGGAATCAGCGGTATGGACCGTTTGATTCGTAGGAACGTGATCGCAAAATCCGGACGAGCCATAGAAGCGGCAGGCGATATAGACGTGCTTCTCTTAGATAAGACCGGAACCATCACGTTCGGAAACAGGATGGCGACGAGGTTTTTACCGGCTCCGAAAGTGGAGGAACAAAGACTTGCGAACGCCGCACAGCTCGCATCTCTTTCCGACGAAACACCGGAAGGTAGATCCATCGTAGTGCTCGCCAAGGAAAAATACGGAATCAGAGGTAGGAACCTTTCCGAGCTGGGAGGAAACTTCGTTCCGTTCACCGCCAAAACTAAGATGAGCGGAGTGGATTTTACGTCCCAGGCAGATGGAAAAAGCAGACAGAACATCCGGAAGGGAGCGTCGGATGCGATTCGAAATTACGTGATCGGACTCGGTGGAGAATTTCCGGACGAGATCGTTCGAATCGTGGAGGACATAGCGAAGGAAGGAGGAACCCCTCTCGTAGTTTCGGAAGGCAGGGAAATTTTAGGCGTCGTACATTTGAAAGACGTCGTAAAAGGCGGGATCCGAGAACGTTTTGCCCGTTTAAGAACGATGGGAATCCGGACCGTGATGATCACGGGAGACAATCCTCTTACCGCGGCGGCGATCGCTGCAGAAGCGGGAGTGGACGATTTTATCGCGGAGGCGACTCCCGAGAGTAAGTTGAAACGAATCCGGGAAGAGCAGGCCTCCGGCAAATTAGTCGCGATGATCGGAGACGGAACCAACGACGCGCCGGCTCTCGCTCAGGCGGACGTCGGAGTCGCGATGAATACCGGAACTCAAACCGCAAGGGAGGCCGGGAACATGATAGACTTGGACAGCAATCCGACCAAGCTCATCGAGATCGTGGAAATCGGAAAACAGCTTCTCATGACCCGAGGATCTTTGACGACGTTCAGCGTGGCAAACGACGTATCGAAGTATTTCGTCATTCTTCCGGCGATCTTTGCGAGTCTGTATCCCATGTTCGGGAAAGGAAGTCTAGGAGTCCTGAACTTCCTGGGATTAGGAAGTCCGGAGTCCGCGGTCTTAAGTGCGGTGATCTTCAACGCGTTGATACTCGTGTTTTTAGTACCTCTGGCCCTGAAGGGCGTCGAGTATCGTCCTATAGGAGCGGATTCCGTGTTGGCGAGAAACGTATTCATTTACGGTTTCGGCGGCTTGCTATTGCCTTTTTTCGGCATCAAAATCATTGACGTTCTGTTGAATTACGTCCAAGGGTGGTTCGTATGA
- the kdpA gene encoding potassium-transporting ATPase subunit KdpA translates to MNGNDSVFYFLYFAVLFLVSPLLGAFIAKVMDGEIPVFLKPVAAVEKIIYRVTGVRPEESSSPRTYALEILGFTSVCLLAVTFGLRFQEFLPWNPEGKPGLHWDLAWNTAVSFTTNTNWQAYSGESSLSYGSQMLLLGVQNFVSAGVGIAVLAAMARGLLGASKTGLGNFFVDLTRSVLYILLPLSFLFALVLLAQGVIMDFSSYMGATTLEGESVKIPMGPAASQIAIKQLGTNGGGFFGVNSAHPFENPTPFSNWLQSLAILLIPASLPFAFGKWAKSWKAGVSLFIAMLVLFAGSFAVSFWSELYSSLQVAGPNWEGKEIRFGIAQSVLWEMATTAASNGSVNSMHDSFSALSGGAALWNILLGEIVFGGVGVGLAGMLFYVILTVFIAGLMVGRTPEYFGKKIEAREVKYALVGTLAPGICMLLFTAVAVSYDFGLSSRANNGPHGLTEILYAFASAAGNNGSAFAGLNANTVFYNTTLSFCMLLGRFAVILPAIGLAGALVDKKKAPAGEGTFSTDGPLFVLLLVSVIVLVGALTFLPLLVLGPGAEYLLHGLGRTF, encoded by the coding sequence ATGAACGGAAACGATTCGGTTTTTTATTTTCTGTATTTCGCGGTTCTCTTTTTAGTCTCTCCATTGCTCGGCGCGTTTATCGCCAAAGTGATGGACGGAGAAATCCCCGTATTTCTAAAGCCAGTGGCCGCCGTGGAAAAAATCATTTACCGTGTGACAGGGGTTCGTCCGGAAGAATCTTCCAGTCCGAGAACCTACGCACTGGAAATTCTAGGTTTCACATCGGTCTGCCTACTCGCGGTGACATTCGGACTTCGTTTCCAGGAGTTTCTTCCTTGGAATCCGGAAGGCAAGCCGGGTTTACACTGGGATCTGGCCTGGAACACTGCGGTAAGTTTTACCACGAACACGAATTGGCAGGCCTATTCTGGAGAGAGTTCCCTTTCCTACGGAAGCCAAATGCTCCTTTTGGGAGTGCAGAATTTCGTCAGTGCGGGCGTGGGGATCGCAGTACTCGCGGCGATGGCACGCGGGCTACTCGGCGCATCTAAGACGGGACTCGGAAATTTTTTCGTGGATCTTACCCGGTCCGTCCTTTATATCCTCCTGCCGCTCTCCTTTCTATTCGCCTTAGTGCTGTTAGCCCAGGGAGTGATCATGGATTTTTCCTCCTATATGGGGGCTACGACGTTGGAAGGAGAATCTGTGAAGATCCCCATGGGGCCGGCCGCTTCCCAAATCGCGATCAAACAATTGGGAACGAACGGAGGGGGATTTTTCGGAGTGAACTCCGCGCATCCGTTCGAGAATCCGACGCCCTTCTCGAACTGGTTGCAGTCTTTGGCGATTCTTCTGATTCCTGCCTCCCTCCCTTTCGCTTTCGGTAAATGGGCCAAATCCTGGAAGGCGGGAGTTTCTCTGTTTATCGCGATGCTCGTATTGTTCGCGGGAAGTTTTGCGGTCTCCTTTTGGTCAGAACTGTACTCCTCTTTGCAAGTTGCGGGACCGAATTGGGAAGGAAAAGAGATCCGCTTCGGAATCGCACAGAGTGTTCTTTGGGAGATGGCGACGACAGCCGCGTCCAACGGTTCCGTGAACTCCATGCACGATAGCTTCTCCGCCTTAAGCGGTGGAGCGGCCTTGTGGAACATTCTGTTAGGGGAAATCGTTTTCGGGGGAGTCGGGGTCGGTCTTGCGGGAATGTTGTTTTACGTGATTCTCACCGTCTTCATCGCTGGATTGATGGTGGGCCGTACTCCGGAATACTTCGGTAAGAAAATAGAGGCCAGGGAAGTGAAATACGCACTCGTCGGGACCTTAGCTCCGGGAATCTGTATGCTTCTTTTTACTGCGGTCGCGGTTTCCTACGATTTCGGATTGTCTTCGCGCGCGAATAACGGTCCTCACGGATTGACGGAAATATTGTACGCTTTCGCCTCCGCGGCAGGAAATAACGGATCCGCTTTTGCGGGTTTGAATGCGAACACGGTTTTTTACAATACGACTCTTTCCTTTTGCATGCTTTTGGGTAGGTTCGCCGTGATTCTACCTGCCATCGGTTTGGCGGGGGCCTTGGTGGATAAGAAAAAAGCTCCTGCCGGAGAGGGTACCTTTTCTACGGACGGTCCCTTGTTCGTTCTGCTTTTGGTATCCGTAATCGTTTTGGTGGGAGCTCTTACTTTCCTACCGTTACTCGTTCTCGGTCCGGGAGCCGAATACCTGCTCCACGGTTTGGGGAGGACCTTTTAA
- the kdpF gene encoding K(+)-transporting ATPase subunit F — MFQGSRLSEVFLSYPLLATLVFGLVVYLIYAIMKPEKF, encoded by the coding sequence TTGTTTCAAGGTTCGCGTCTCTCGGAGGTTTTCTTGTCGTACCCGCTTTTAGCAACCCTCGTCTTCGGCCTTGTGGTCTATCTGATCTATGCGATCATGAAACCGGAAAAATTTTAG